The proteins below are encoded in one region of bacterium:
- the gyrA gene encoding DNA gyrase subunit A, translating to MADQYQPGAIEPIELGEEMTDSYTRYAMSVIMARALPDVRDGLKPSQRRILQAMNDESLYPDRAHTKCAAIVGETMKTYHPHGDLSIYDTLVRMGQDFNARYPEVDPQGNFGSVDGDPAGAPRYTEARLSRVAMALLADLDMDTVDWQPNYNESKDEAQVLPGKFPNLLCNGASGIAVAYATEIPPHNLNEVVDGLIALIENPELDARGLMRYIHGPDFPTAGLILGTKGIREYFATGRGSVVMQARAVIEPLDRSRYAIIVTELPYQVGKSALIQQIAKLVESKKLEGISDLRDESDRRGMRVVIELKREANANVVLNQLYKRTALRTNFSANMMALVSKGDALVPKLCSMKELMQTYLQHRLAVVTRRTQFLLAKARAREHIVAGLLKAINVIDEVIAIVRQSDNRAAARQALMDTFEFSELQAEAILSMQLGQLTRLSRIDLEKEAGELADSIAEYEAILASEERKYEVIKDELRALAKELGDDRRTKIIADEAEDINTEDLIAREDMAITITRDGYIKRMPLDTYRLQNRGGRGVVALSKKEEDSVRDIFVATTHHLILVFTNQGRVYRLRAYQVPMASRTARGTPIINLVPLEGGEQVTAWVPVRSFDQGGYLVMVTRLGTIKKTALKQYDTNLKAKGLIAITIHPNDRLEWVLWTDGTRDIILATKMGKALRFSEKCVRPMGRSAAGVKAIKLQKNDELVCTESIRHDEERDLLVVAERGLGKRTALAEYRCQGRATQGVMTLKITSRNGSVVGVCVVDNDDEVMCISSGGVLIRVPVKGIRRTGRNAQGVKVVTPDEGTVVRAIAKVVKTAQESPAEDVETVEGDETDEIGDEKDYVEETEDLGDEAEEMAEEPEAESDDTEEAEKPKPRRKGRK from the coding sequence ATGGCAGACCAATACCAACCCGGGGCCATCGAGCCGATTGAACTTGGCGAGGAGATGACGGACTCCTATACGCGCTACGCCATGAGCGTCATCATGGCACGCGCGTTGCCGGATGTCCGCGACGGCCTGAAGCCCTCGCAGCGGCGCATCCTGCAGGCGATGAACGACGAGAGCCTGTATCCCGACCGCGCCCATACCAAGTGCGCTGCCATCGTCGGTGAGACGATGAAGACGTACCACCCGCATGGTGACCTGTCCATCTACGACACGCTCGTGCGCATGGGGCAGGACTTCAACGCGCGCTACCCGGAGGTGGACCCGCAGGGGAACTTCGGCTCGGTGGACGGCGACCCCGCCGGCGCCCCGCGTTACACCGAGGCGCGGCTGTCGCGCGTCGCCATGGCGCTGCTGGCCGACCTGGACATGGACACGGTGGACTGGCAGCCGAACTACAACGAGAGCAAGGACGAGGCCCAGGTCCTGCCGGGCAAGTTCCCCAACCTGCTGTGCAACGGCGCCTCGGGGATTGCCGTGGCCTATGCGACCGAGATCCCGCCCCACAACCTCAATGAGGTGGTGGACGGGCTGATCGCGCTGATCGAGAACCCGGAGCTGGACGCCCGCGGGCTCATGCGCTACATCCACGGGCCCGACTTCCCCACCGCCGGGCTGATCCTGGGCACCAAGGGCATCCGCGAGTACTTCGCCACCGGCCGCGGCTCCGTCGTCATGCAGGCCCGGGCGGTCATCGAGCCGCTGGACCGCAGCCGCTATGCCATCATCGTCACCGAGCTGCCCTACCAGGTGGGCAAGTCGGCGCTCATCCAGCAGATCGCCAAGCTCGTGGAGAGCAAGAAGCTCGAGGGGATCAGCGACCTGCGCGACGAGTCGGACCGCCGGGGCATGCGCGTGGTCATCGAACTCAAGCGCGAGGCCAACGCCAACGTCGTGCTCAACCAGCTCTACAAGCGCACGGCGCTGCGCACCAACTTCAGCGCGAACATGATGGCGCTGGTGTCCAAGGGCGACGCGCTGGTGCCGAAGCTGTGCTCGATGAAGGAGCTGATGCAGACCTATCTGCAGCACCGCCTGGCTGTCGTCACGCGGCGCACGCAGTTCCTGCTGGCCAAGGCCCGGGCGCGCGAGCACATCGTGGCCGGCTTGCTCAAGGCCATCAACGTCATTGACGAAGTCATCGCCATCGTGCGCCAGAGCGACAACCGCGCCGCGGCCCGCCAGGCCCTGATGGACACCTTCGAGTTCAGCGAGTTGCAGGCGGAAGCGATCCTGTCCATGCAACTGGGCCAGCTCACCCGCCTGTCGCGCATTGACCTGGAGAAGGAAGCCGGCGAACTGGCTGACAGCATCGCCGAGTACGAAGCGATCCTCGCCTCCGAGGAGCGGAAGTACGAGGTCATCAAGGACGAGCTGCGGGCGCTGGCCAAGGAGCTCGGCGACGATCGCCGGACCAAGATCATCGCGGATGAGGCCGAGGACATCAACACCGAGGACCTCATCGCCCGCGAGGACATGGCAATCACCATCACCCGCGACGGGTACATCAAGCGCATGCCGCTGGACACGTACCGGCTGCAGAACCGGGGCGGGCGGGGTGTCGTGGCCCTGTCGAAGAAGGAGGAGGACAGCGTCCGCGACATCTTCGTCGCCACGACGCACCACCTCATCCTGGTCTTCACCAACCAGGGCCGCGTGTACCGGCTGCGGGCCTACCAGGTGCCGATGGCCAGCCGCACCGCTCGCGGCACGCCGATCATCAACCTCGTGCCGCTGGAAGGGGGAGAGCAGGTGACGGCGTGGGTGCCGGTGCGCAGCTTCGACCAGGGCGGCTATCTCGTCATGGTCACGCGCCTGGGCACCATCAAGAAGACCGCGCTCAAGCAGTACGACACCAACCTGAAGGCCAAGGGCCTCATCGCCATCACCATCCACCCGAACGACCGGTTGGAGTGGGTGCTGTGGACCGACGGGACGCGGGACATCATCCTGGCCACCAAGATGGGCAAGGCCCTGCGCTTCTCGGAGAAGTGCGTGCGACCCATGGGACGCTCCGCCGCCGGCGTGAAGGCCATCAAGCTCCAGAAGAACGACGAGCTGGTCTGCACCGAGTCCATCCGGCATGACGAGGAGCGGGACCTGTTGGTCGTGGCCGAGCGCGGGCTGGGCAAGCGCACGGCGCTGGCGGAGTACCGCTGCCAGGGCCGCGCCACCCAGGGCGTGATGACCCTGAAGATCACCAGTCGCAACGGCTCGGTCGTAGGCGTCTGTGTGGTGGACAATGACGACGAAGTGATGTGCATCTCCTCGGGCGGCGTGCTGATCCGCGTGCCGGTCAAGGGCATCCGCCGCACCGGCCGCAACGCCCAGGGCGTCAAGGTCGTCACGCCCGACGAGGGCACGGTGGTGCGGGCCATCGCCAAGGTCGTCAAGACCGCGCAGGAGAGCCCGGCCGAAGACGTGGAGACTGTGGAGGGCGACGAGACCGACGAGATAGGGGACGAGAAGGACTACGTCGAGGAGACGGAGGACCTCGGCGACGAGGCAGAGGAGATGGCGGAGGAGCCCGAGGCCGAGAGTGACGACACGGAGGAAGCAGAGAAGCCCAAGCCGCGCCGCAAGGGCCGCAAGTAG
- a CDS encoding type IIA DNA topoisomerase subunit B: protein MSQDYNASKITVLKGLEGVRHRPAMYVGSTGSRGLHHILFEVIDNSIDEVFAGVCDTIYVTLKPGNVAEVIDNGRGIPVDKHPTEKRPAVEVVMTTLHAGGKFDSGAYKVSGGLHGVGVSCTNALSEWLEVEVSQKGKRHFQRYQRGKPEASLQVIGNAKGTGTTTRFKPDPEIFGAYEFEWDAVATRLRELAYLSAGVKIVYEDERPGRERKEVYHEKGGVRAYAEKLNDGKEILHRPIYFQRSREDVDVEIAIQYNDGIHENIVSYVNAIHTIEGGTHLSGFKTAVTRVINTYAFSNGLRKEKERNFSGDEVREGMTAVINLKLLDPQFEGQTKTKLGNSEVEGLVNSIVGEGLSEFLAENPRVAKRIVSKSETAARARDAARKAAEATRKTALSSGGMPGRLADCSSRNANESELFLVEGVSAGGNAKQARDSKYQAILPLRGVGLNVEKARLDRVLDNEEIQCLITALGTGIHMNGGNGNGNGNGNGHDHDEASEASSSFDLDKLRYHKIIIMADADVDGCHIRSLLLTFFFRYMQPLLRDGYVYIAQPPLYRVKTGSDTHYALNDDELAGLQKRLGNRKTVVSRFKGLSEMDSEDLADTTMAPEKRVLLQVTLEAAQEADRIITILLGNNVPTRRDFLVEHAKNTADLDLWA from the coding sequence ATGTCGCAGGATTACAATGCCTCGAAGATCACGGTCCTCAAGGGCCTGGAGGGCGTCCGTCACCGGCCTGCGATGTACGTGGGATCCACCGGCAGCCGGGGCCTGCACCACATTCTCTTCGAGGTCATTGACAATAGCATTGACGAGGTGTTCGCCGGCGTCTGCGACACCATCTACGTCACCCTCAAGCCGGGCAACGTCGCCGAGGTCATAGACAACGGCCGCGGCATCCCCGTAGACAAGCACCCCACCGAGAAGCGGCCGGCCGTCGAGGTCGTGATGACTACCCTCCATGCGGGCGGGAAGTTCGACAGCGGCGCGTACAAGGTGTCCGGTGGTCTGCACGGTGTGGGCGTGTCGTGCACCAATGCCCTGTCGGAGTGGCTCGAGGTCGAGGTCTCCCAGAAGGGCAAGCGGCACTTCCAGCGCTACCAGCGCGGCAAGCCCGAGGCATCGCTGCAGGTCATCGGCAACGCCAAGGGCACCGGCACCACCACGCGCTTCAAGCCCGATCCGGAGATCTTCGGCGCCTACGAGTTCGAGTGGGATGCCGTCGCCACGCGCCTACGCGAGCTGGCGTACCTGTCTGCCGGGGTGAAGATCGTCTACGAAGACGAGCGCCCCGGCCGGGAGCGCAAGGAGGTCTACCACGAGAAGGGCGGCGTCCGCGCCTACGCCGAGAAGCTCAATGACGGCAAGGAGATCCTGCACAGGCCCATCTACTTCCAGCGCAGCCGCGAGGACGTGGATGTCGAGATTGCCATCCAGTACAACGATGGCATCCATGAGAACATCGTTTCCTATGTGAACGCCATCCATACCATCGAGGGTGGCACCCACCTCTCCGGCTTCAAGACCGCCGTAACGCGCGTCATCAACACCTACGCCTTCAGCAACGGCCTGCGCAAGGAGAAGGAACGGAACTTCAGCGGCGACGAGGTCCGCGAGGGGATGACGGCGGTCATCAACCTCAAGCTGCTCGACCCGCAGTTCGAGGGCCAGACAAAGACCAAGCTGGGCAACAGCGAGGTGGAGGGGCTGGTCAACTCGATCGTGGGCGAGGGCCTCAGCGAGTTCCTGGCTGAGAACCCGCGGGTGGCCAAGCGAATTGTCAGCAAGTCCGAGACAGCGGCCCGCGCCCGCGATGCCGCTCGCAAGGCGGCCGAGGCGACCCGCAAGACGGCGCTGTCCAGCGGCGGCATGCCCGGACGGCTGGCGGACTGCTCCAGCCGTAACGCGAACGAGAGCGAGCTGTTCCTCGTGGAGGGTGTGTCCGCCGGCGGCAACGCCAAGCAGGCGCGCGACAGCAAGTACCAGGCGATCCTGCCCCTGCGCGGCGTGGGCCTCAACGTCGAAAAGGCGCGCCTGGATCGGGTGCTCGACAACGAGGAGATCCAGTGCCTCATCACCGCCCTGGGCACCGGCATTCACATGAACGGTGGCAACGGCAACGGAAACGGCAATGGGAACGGGCACGACCACGACGAAGCGTCCGAAGCCTCCAGCAGCTTCGACCTGGACAAGCTGCGCTACCACAAGATCATCATCATGGCTGATGCGGACGTGGACGGGTGCCACATCCGCTCGCTGCTCCTGACGTTCTTCTTCCGCTACATGCAGCCGCTGCTGCGCGACGGCTATGTCTACATCGCCCAGCCGCCGCTGTATCGCGTGAAGACCGGGAGTGACACCCACTACGCCCTCAACGACGATGAACTCGCCGGCCTCCAGAAGCGCCTGGGCAACCGCAAGACCGTCGTGTCTCGGTTCAAGGGTCTGTCGGAGATGGACTCCGAGGACCTGGCGGACACCACGATGGCGCCGGAGAAGCGCGTGCTGCTGCAGGTGACGCTGGAGGCCGCGCAGGAAGCCGACCGGATCATCACGATCCTGCTGGGCAACAACGTCCCGACCCGGCGCGACTTCCTGGTCGAGCACGCCAAGAACACGGCTGATCTGGACCTGTGGGCGTAA